Genomic window (Bosea vaviloviae):
AGCGGTATCGAGGATATCCGATCGCTCGCCGTCACCCGCGCCGTCATCCTGGACAAGCCGCGTAAGCGGCGCAGCTCCGGGATCCATCGTAGAGTTCGGCAGTGCCTATGATGGATCTCGCATCTCCCGCTGCAGCACGGCATGAGAGCGCGCTGAAGCGGGAGAATCAGAAACCCTGTCGTCATTGCGAGCACCCGGGTCTTGCCTTCGGCAAGCCCGAGTACAGGCTCCGCGAAGCAATCCAGGGGCGGCAGAACTCTACGCCCCCCTGGATTGCTTCGCTGCTCTCGCAACGACGGTGTGGTACAGGCTAAATCACCCCCGAGGGCATTGCCCATGCGAAAAACCGGTACCCACTTTTTCGCATCCTCCTCTCATGGGCTCGGCCGCGACATCGTCGCCGGGCTGACGCTGGCGGCGATCACCATTCCCGAGCAGATGGCGACCGCGCGTCTCGGCGGCTTCGAGCCGCAGATCGGCTTCTTCGCTTTCGTCGCGGCAACGCTGGGCTTCGCCGTCTTCGGCGCCAGCCGCGTCCTCACCGTCGGGGCGGATTCGACGATCACGCCGATCTTCGCCGGGGGGCTCGCCATACTCGCCGCCAGCGGCGGCAATCTGAGCCAGACCGCGCCGACGCTGGCTGTCCTGGTCGGCGTGCTGCTTCTGCTCGGTGGCGTGTTCAGGCTCGGCTGGATCGCGGATCTGCTGTCGACGCCCGTCATCACCGGTTTCCTGGCCGGCGTGTCGATCCATATCCTGGTGTCGCAGCTGCCGAGCCTGTTCGGCCTTCCCGGCGGCAGCCACAAGCTCGTCTCGCAGGTCCAGGAGATCTATGCGCACAGGGGCGCGATCAACCCCTGGTCGACGGCGATCGGCCTGTCCGTGCTGGCGATCATGCTGGTCTGCGAGCGCGTCGCGGCGCGGTTGCCGGGCGCCTTGATCGCGCTCGGGCTGGCGACGATGGCGGTGATGCTGTTCGGGCTCGAGGCGCGTGGCGTCGCGGTCCTCGGCGTCCTGCCCGAGGGTTTGCCGCCGCGCTTCAGCCCGGATCTGGGCTGGGAGGATTTCCGGCAACTCCTGCCGCTGGCGCTGATCGTCAGCCTGGTCATCATGATGCAGACGGCGACCGTCAGCCGGTCCTTCCGGGCTCCGGATGGGGCGGAGGCCGATGTCGGCCGCGACTTCCTCGGCCTGGGAGCCGCCAATCTGCTCGCCGGGCTGGCGGGCGCCTTTCCCGTCAATGCGAGCCCGCCGCGTACCGCGGTCGTGGTCGAAAGCGGCGGCGGCAGCCAGCTTGGCGCGCTGACGGCTGCGGCCTTGGTACTGGCCTTGGCGCTGGCGGGAGGTTCCCTGCTCGCCCATGTGCCGGAGGCGGCGCTGGCTGGCGTCCTGCTCTTCGTCGCCCAGCGGATCTTTCGGCTCGGCACGATCCTGACCATAGCGCGGCAGGCGCCGGCCGAATTCGCCCTGATCCTGTTCACCGCGCTTGCGATCATCCTTTTGCCGATCGAGACCGGCGTCGCCATCGGCGTGACTGTCGTTGATCCACGGCGTCTGGATGACGACGCGCAGCCAGCCGATCGCGTTCAACAAGATCGCGGGGACGACGATCTGGTGGCCGCCGGGCGAGGGCGGCGAGATCGAGCCGGTGCCCGATGTGCTCGTCGTCGCCTTCCAGGCGCCGCTGCTTTTCGCCAATGCGCAAAGCTTCCAGCACGGCATGCTGGACCTGCTCGAGCGCCAGCGCCCGGCGCTCCTCGTCCTCGAGGCGGGCGGCATCGCCGCGATCGACTACACCGCCGCCCAGTCTCTCCTGGCCGTGGCCGGTGTTTGTCGCGACCGGGGCATCGCCTTTGCGATCGCCCGCGTCGAATCGGTGCGTGCGCGCCGGGCCCTGCAGCAATTCGGCGTCGTCGCCGCGATCGGCCAGGACCATCTCTTCCACAGCGTCGACGAGGCCGTCGGCGCGCTGCGACCCGGCGCTCGAAAGGGCGCGGCTGGCGCCTGATGATTTCGGCTGGAACCGCGGCGTCATTCCGGGGCAGGCCGAAGGCCTGAGCCCGGAGCCTCCCCGTCATGGTCGGCCTTGTGCCGACCATCCACGTCTTCGCTGGTCGAGGCTTGTGGTCAAGACGTGGTTGCTCGCCACAAGGGCGAGCATGACGAGCTGGAGGAGCGCCGTGTCGATGGCAGCCGCCTCGCCTCAGCCGACCGCGTTGTTCTCCACCTTGACGCCGGCGGCTCTCGCATCGGCCGTCTTCGTCAGGTCGCCCGTTACGGCCCGGCCGTATTCGGTCCCAACCACCGCGCCGTTCCTCGCCTCGGCGATGGTGTTGTTGGCGATCAGCGCGTTGCGCTCCTTCGGCACCAGCGAGACCGAGATGCCGATGCCGGTCTTGCGCACCATGTTGCCGGTCGCGACGAGGTTGCGCATGCCCCAGGACCAGCCGAGCGAGATGCCGATATCGCTGGCATTCTCGATGACGTTGCCGGTTACCGCCGTTTCCGCCTCGACATGAATGCCGGCGCCGCCGATGAGCTCCTTGCCCTTCGGCGCAAAACCCTTCTGGGCGTTGCGGATGATGTTGTTGGCGACGACGCTGAGCCTGCCGCCATGGTCGAGATTGGTGACGTTGATCCCCTGCGCGCAATCCTCGACGAGGTTGCCCGTGATGAGCGCACCTTCGAAGGCGAATTCGCAATAGAGCCCGACTTCGCCGCAGCGGCGGCCCTGATTGCCGATGATCTGCACGCCCGAGCCGGAATTGTTGCGGATGAAGGTCAGCGCGCAATCGCGCAGGCTGTTGCCATCGATGATGACGCCACCGGCCTTGAACAGGCTGATGCCGTTGCCGTTGGGGCCGTCGCCGCCGGCATCCGAGCGGATGCGGTTGAGGCGGTTGCCGCGAATGATCGACTGGTCGTCGCCGGGCTGGCTGCGCCAGAGCTGGATGCCGTTATTGCCGCAATCCTCGATCTGGTTCTGCTCGATCGAGAGCCCGCGCGAATCCAGCGAGAACAGGGCGGTTTCCCGCATGTTACGGAAGCGGTTTCCCAGGATGCGGCCGCCCGTGCGGTTCAGGCTCAGGCCGATCGAGCCGGCATTGGTGAATTCGCAATCCTGCAGGCCGAAATCCAGCAGCTCGTCCACGCTCAGCAGGCCGCTTCGCTGGGCGATGCGGATATCCAGCCCGTCGAGCCCGATGCCGACGAGTGCGGCGCGTTTGATCCCGCGCGCCAGCAGAATGGGGCCGGTTTGGGCGGCCATGAACTGCGTCGCGCCAGTGACGCCGATGAGCCGGGCACCCTCGGGCAGGGTCACATTGGCGATGCGGTATCGGCCCGGCGCGACGATCAGGGGCGCATCGCGCTTAGCCGCCTCGATCAGGGCGTTCTGCAGCACGCGCGACTGGTCGTCCGGGGAGCCTGCGCGCAGGCCGAACTGCGCGGCCTCCAGACCGAACTGCCCGAGAGGAGAGGGGCTCGCCGCGCGCTTGGGCGCCTGCGCCAATACGCCGGGCGCATGAGCCATGCCTGTGCCAAAAAGCGCCGCAGCCAGCAGGGAACGCCGGGATAAAGCCATCGAAGCCTCCGTGAGCGCCGGGTGCTTCAAGCAGCGTGCCGTGGTCGCTGTGCCGCTTTGAGATGCTTAGAACGTTTTCCACACGGCTTGATCGTCATTGCGAGGAGCGCAGCGACGAAGCAATCCAGGGGGACTGAGCCCTGTCCTCTGGATTGCTTCGCTGCGCTCGCAATGACGGGACAACTTGAATGGAAAATGCGCTAGAGCCCGAGCGCTTGGGCGATCTCTTCGGCCGCGAGCGTCGGCGCGAGCCGGCCCCCTGCCACCGCCGCCTCCAGCTCGGGCGTGCGCGCCTTCAAGGCGGGGTCATGGCGCAGTTTTGCCTGCAGCCTGTCCTGCACCATCGCCCACATCCATTTCACGTCTTGCCGGCGGCGCTTCTCGGCGATCAGCCCTTTCGCCTCGTAACGGGCGCGATGCGCCTCGACCTTGCTCCAGAGCGCTTCGAGCCCGTCGCCGGTCAGGCCGGAGATGGTGATGACGGGCGGCGACCAGAGCGCAGAGGCGGGGGCGAGGATATGCAGCGCCGCCTGATACTGCGCGGCGGCCGCCCGCGCCGCCGTCGCGCCCGCACCATCGGCCTTGTTGACCGCGATCATGTCGGCGAGCTCGATGATGCCTTTCTTGATGCCCTGCAATTCGTCGCCGGCATTGGGCAGCATCAGCACCAGGAAGAAATCGGTGAGATCGGCGACCGCCGTCTCCGACTGCCCGACGCCGACGGTCTCGACCAGGATGACGTCGAAGCCGGCCGCCTCGCAGAGCAGCATGGTCTCGCGCGTCTTGGCTGCGACGCCCCCGAGCGTGCCGGAAGACGGGGAGGGGCGGATATAGGCGCGTGGGTCGACCGCAAGCCGCGCCATGCGGGTCTTGTCGCCGAGGATAGAGCCGCCAGTGCGGGTCGAAGACGGATCGACCGCCAGCACCGCGACCTTGTGGCCCTTGCTGGTGAGGAAACTGCCGAGCGCGTCAATCATGGTCGATTTGCCGACGCCCGGCACGCCGGTGATGCCGACGCGGATCGTTCCGCCCGCTTTGGGCAGGAGTTGCTGGATCAGCGCCTGCGCCTGCTGCCGGTGATCGGCCCGGCGCGATTCCACCAAGGTGATGGCGCGCGCCAGCGCCGCCCGCTCGCCGGCGAGGATCGCGTCACCAAGAGCGGAGGCGGAAACGTCGTTCATGGCGCTGAGCTAACAAGGCTTGGGCATGTGCGGCAAGGCGTCGATCCCGTCGTCACTGTGTCATGGATACCTCTTGATCATCGGCCGCTTCGGTGAGAGCACTTCGACATGGTGGATGCGGTGTTGCGGTTTCGTTGGGTTGCGCTGGTGCTGTCGGCCGCGCTGGCGCTGTCGGCCTGCGGCGGCGAGCAGCGGAGCCTGCTGCTGACGGCCTCGGAGAAGCAGGGCGACGCTGTCGGCAAGTTGCGCATCTTCGTCGCCACCACGCGCGAGGCGGCTGATCTGCCGCAATATTTCAATGGCGAGCGCGGCCCGAAGCTGGCTTTCGCCAAGCTCGACATCACCGTGCCGCGCGCGCACAAGACCGGCGAGCTGGAACTGCCCGATATCGGCGCCGCCGCCGACCCGGCCAAGCATTTCGCCGTCGTCGATGTCAACCGTCTCGACCTGCCGCCGATCGTCGCCGAGGTGAAACGCGAGATTCAGCGCCGTCCGGCCTCGGAGCGAGACGTGCTGGTCTTCGTGCACGGCTACAACACCAATTTCGCCGATGCGGCCTATCGCTTCGCCCAGATCATCTATGATTCCGGCTTTAAGGGCGTGCCGGTGCTGTTCACCTGGCCCTCGCGCGGGCAGCTCCTGCAATACCCCTATGACCGCGAGAGCGCCTTCTATTCGCGTGATTTCCTGGAGGCGAACCTCCACGCCATCTCGCGTGATCTCGGCACCACGCGCATCGACATCCTGGCCCATTCGATGGGCACCCTCCTGACGCTGGAGGCGGTGCGGCAGGCCGCGATTCGCGGCGACGGCAGCTTCGGCGGCAAGCTGCGCGACATCATTCTCGCTGCGCCCGATGTCGATCTCGACGTGTTCAGGACGCAGATGCGCCAGATCAAGCGGCCGGTGACGGTCTTCGTCTCGGCCGACGACCGGGCGCTCGCCTTCTCCAGGCGCTTCGCCGGCGACAAGACCCGGCTGGGGGCGATCTCGGCCAAGGACACCGAGATCGTCGCCGAGC
Coding sequences:
- a CDS encoding TIGR03808 family TAT-translocated repetitive protein; this translates as MALSRRSLLAAALFGTGMAHAPGVLAQAPKRAASPSPLGQFGLEAAQFGLRAGSPDDQSRVLQNALIEAAKRDAPLIVAPGRYRIANVTLPEGARLIGVTGATQFMAAQTGPILLARGIKRAALVGIGLDGLDIRIAQRSGLLSVDELLDFGLQDCEFTNAGSIGLSLNRTGGRILGNRFRNMRETALFSLDSRGLSIEQNQIEDCGNNGIQLWRSQPGDDQSIIRGNRLNRIRSDAGGDGPNGNGISLFKAGGVIIDGNSLRDCALTFIRNNSGSGVQIIGNQGRRCGEVGLYCEFAFEGALITGNLVEDCAQGINVTNLDHGGRLSVVANNIIRNAQKGFAPKGKELIGGAGIHVEAETAVTGNVIENASDIGISLGWSWGMRNLVATGNMVRKTGIGISVSLVPKERNALIANNTIAEARNGAVVGTEYGRAVTGDLTKTADARAAGVKVENNAVG
- the meaB gene encoding methylmalonyl Co-A mutase-associated GTPase MeaB, yielding MNDVSASALGDAILAGERAALARAITLVESRRADHRQQAQALIQQLLPKAGGTIRVGITGVPGVGKSTMIDALGSFLTSKGHKVAVLAVDPSSTRTGGSILGDKTRMARLAVDPRAYIRPSPSSGTLGGVAAKTRETMLLCEAAGFDVILVETVGVGQSETAVADLTDFFLVLMLPNAGDELQGIKKGIIELADMIAVNKADGAGATAARAAAAQYQAALHILAPASALWSPPVITISGLTGDGLEALWSKVEAHRARYEAKGLIAEKRRRQDVKWMWAMVQDRLQAKLRHDPALKARTPELEAAVAGGRLAPTLAAEEIAQALGL
- a CDS encoding alpha/beta hydrolase, with product MRFRWVALVLSAALALSACGGEQRSLLLTASEKQGDAVGKLRIFVATTREAADLPQYFNGERGPKLAFAKLDITVPRAHKTGELELPDIGAAADPAKHFAVVDVNRLDLPPIVAEVKREIQRRPASERDVLVFVHGYNTNFADAAYRFAQIIYDSGFKGVPVLFTWPSRGQLLQYPYDRESAFYSRDFLEANLHAISRDLGTTRIDILAHSMGTLLTLEAVRQAAIRGDGSFGGKLRDIILAAPDVDLDVFRTQMRQIKRPVTVFVSADDRALAFSRRFAGDKTRLGAISAKDTEIVAELGKLGARIIDLSEISTDDRLNHAKFASSPKIVQLIGRRLDADRGIAIAGPRFGDKLGDIAGGVVGAVGSTVELVVTAPGALIAR
- a CDS encoding sodium-independent anion transporter → MTTRSQPIAFNKIAGTTIWWPPGEGGEIEPVPDVLVVAFQAPLLFANAQSFQHGMLDLLERQRPALLVLEAGGIAAIDYTAAQSLLAVAGVCRDRGIAFAIARVESVRARRALQQFGVVAAIGQDHLFHSVDEAVGALRPGARKGAAGA